One window of Alkaliphilus metalliredigens QYMF genomic DNA carries:
- a CDS encoding Csac_0668 family 2Fe-2S cluster-binding (seleno)protein: MKENKINKNCUGSQIDSTGLVEEKNLCPICNKEGTKVKTIIVKHMVIGSLLPTVTDADYYLCTNGKCDIAYYSSESDLQIKKEQVKVPIWFKEDANPKYICYCNQVTEENIVNAVKNEGARNTKDIIRLTGAMKNGKCEVNHPTGKCCNPIIQEAINKALEI; this comes from the coding sequence ATGAAGGAAAATAAAATAAATAAAAATTGCTGAGGATCTCAAATAGATTCTACTGGTCTAGTAGAAGAAAAAAACTTATGCCCTATTTGTAATAAAGAAGGAACGAAAGTAAAAACTATTATAGTAAAGCATATGGTTATCGGTAGCTTGCTTCCAACAGTAACAGATGCTGACTATTATTTATGTACTAATGGAAAATGCGACATTGCTTACTATAGTTCTGAATCAGACTTGCAGATAAAAAAGGAGCAAGTCAAAGTGCCCATTTGGTTTAAAGAAGATGCTAATCCCAAATATATTTGTTACTGCAACCAAGTAACGGAGGAGAATATTGTAAATGCTGTAAAAAATGAAGGGGCTAGAAATACGAAGGACATTATTAGGTTAACTGGAGCTATGAAGAATGGAAAATGTGAAGTTAATCATCCAACAGGCAAATGTTGTAACCCAATAATTCAAGAAGCAATAAATAAAGCTTTAGAAATCTAA
- a CDS encoding aspartyl-phosphate phosphatase Spo0E family protein, translating to MKKKLNALISDAVDLTSPEAIEISQELDKLLNEYNGYVI from the coding sequence ATGAAAAAGAAATTAAACGCACTTATATCAGACGCGGTGGATCTTACCTCTCCTGAAGCTATTGAAATCAGTCAAGAATTAGATAAACTACTAAATGAATATAATGGATATGTCATATAA